One region of Syntrophobacter fumaroxidans MPOB genomic DNA includes:
- the infB gene encoding translation initiation factor IF-2 has protein sequence MTRMRVHELAKELNMDNKDLIDRILKLGIQVKNHMSTLTDSAVLKIRQQFSEAKTETVEEKRIGRAVIRRRKKLTEGESAAAPAEGEERVASEALPVEAEMPAQPVEAPELIAEPISKLPPEVGVAQPQLPEEPEPAPEPLIPAVKPEEAAASELAVEPQTVVPPVAAPAAEVKPARPPMEAPAPARKPPEEKETKVKHAEPESLAEPLPSPAPVELTLVPAESAAGQVAERTDEEEEEDDKARPKKAKKRRRKKVRKDEPARIIKLPEIIPEEPEEEAVLPAHLATRIQVKTEEVEVKEAPRKKRPRPEEFEKEAAERKAKGTRRKEVFEREDLYSKQEIAAQDDRGRLKGDKRRPFAKEPARPEIAVVKPGKRKIRVDEAITVANLAKQMGIKATELIKKLLLLGLPANINQAVDFDTAALLASEFEFEVEKTGFEEEELLQVREDRVEDLIRRPPVITVMGHVDHGKTSLLDAIRDTNVIGGEAGGITQHIGAYYVMLPNGNVVFLDTPGHEAFTSMRARGAKVTDIVILVVAADDGVMQQTIEAINHAKAAEVPIIVAINKVDKPNANIDRVKRELAEHGLIPEEWGGNVTMVGISAKKRTGIEELLEMVLLQAELLELKANPAKPARGRVIEAKLDKGRGPVATILIQEGTLRTGDVYLCGVNSGRVRNMFSDRGQRLDEAGPSMPVEVLGLSGVPNAGDDFITLPDERQAKMIAEHRLVKLREKELSRTSKVTLESLFEQIQEGEIKELNLILKADVHGSLEAITDSLLKLSTPEVKVSLIHFGTGAVIETDVMLASASNAIVIGFNVRSETKVQELADQENVDVRYYDVIYQLLSDVKDAMVGMLEPVFKENVIGRAEVRQTFQVPKIGMIAGSFVLEGRVERNAKCRVLRDHVVTYDGKISSLRRFKDDAKEVKAGFECGIGVENFNDIKVGDILEVYELQEMKPVLESPPGDK, from the coding sequence ATGACGCGAATGAGGGTGCATGAGCTTGCGAAAGAACTCAACATGGACAATAAAGACCTGATCGATCGCATCCTTAAGCTGGGGATACAGGTCAAGAACCACATGAGCACTCTGACCGACTCCGCCGTCTTGAAGATCCGTCAGCAGTTTTCCGAGGCGAAGACCGAGACCGTTGAAGAAAAGCGTATCGGCAGAGCCGTGATCCGAAGAAGAAAGAAGCTGACCGAAGGAGAATCCGCCGCTGCGCCCGCCGAAGGTGAGGAACGCGTCGCGTCCGAGGCGTTGCCCGTGGAGGCGGAGATGCCCGCTCAACCGGTGGAGGCGCCGGAGTTGATCGCGGAACCCATCTCGAAGCTTCCCCCCGAGGTGGGCGTCGCCCAGCCGCAACTCCCCGAAGAACCCGAGCCGGCACCTGAGCCCCTCATTCCGGCAGTAAAACCCGAAGAGGCCGCCGCCTCGGAACTCGCCGTGGAACCCCAGACAGTCGTTCCCCCGGTCGCTGCGCCCGCGGCGGAAGTCAAACCGGCCCGTCCGCCGATGGAGGCGCCTGCGCCGGCACGCAAACCCCCCGAGGAGAAGGAAACGAAGGTGAAACACGCTGAACCCGAATCGCTCGCTGAACCGCTGCCCTCCCCCGCCCCCGTTGAGCTCACCCTCGTGCCTGCCGAGTCTGCCGCCGGCCAGGTTGCCGAAAGAACCGACGAGGAAGAAGAGGAAGACGACAAGGCCAGACCGAAGAAGGCTAAGAAGAGACGGCGCAAGAAGGTGCGCAAGGATGAGCCTGCGCGGATCATCAAGCTCCCGGAGATCATCCCGGAGGAACCCGAAGAGGAAGCGGTCCTGCCCGCTCACCTGGCGACCCGCATCCAGGTCAAGACCGAAGAGGTCGAGGTCAAGGAAGCTCCCCGCAAGAAGCGGCCCCGTCCCGAGGAATTCGAGAAGGAGGCTGCCGAACGCAAGGCCAAGGGCACCCGGCGCAAGGAGGTTTTCGAGCGCGAAGACCTTTACTCGAAACAGGAGATCGCCGCCCAGGACGATCGCGGTCGGCTCAAGGGGGACAAGAGACGACCTTTTGCGAAGGAGCCGGCGCGGCCCGAAATCGCCGTCGTGAAGCCGGGAAAGCGTAAAATCCGGGTCGACGAAGCCATAACCGTGGCGAACCTGGCCAAACAGATGGGGATAAAGGCCACGGAACTGATCAAGAAGCTCCTGCTGCTGGGCCTGCCCGCCAACATCAACCAGGCTGTCGATTTTGACACGGCCGCCCTGCTGGCCTCGGAGTTTGAATTCGAAGTCGAGAAGACCGGGTTCGAGGAAGAGGAACTCCTCCAGGTCCGTGAGGACCGGGTCGAAGACCTCATCCGAAGGCCACCCGTCATTACCGTCATGGGCCATGTCGATCACGGCAAGACCTCTCTGCTCGACGCCATTCGCGATACGAACGTGATCGGCGGGGAAGCCGGCGGCATCACTCAGCACATCGGCGCCTACTATGTGATGCTCCCCAACGGGAACGTCGTCTTTCTCGACACTCCGGGCCACGAAGCGTTCACTTCCATGCGGGCCCGCGGGGCCAAGGTCACGGACATCGTGATTCTGGTGGTTGCCGCAGACGACGGCGTCATGCAGCAGACGATCGAGGCCATCAATCACGCCAAGGCGGCGGAAGTGCCCATCATTGTCGCCATCAACAAGGTGGACAAGCCCAACGCCAACATCGACCGGGTCAAGAGGGAGCTCGCCGAGCACGGGCTGATCCCGGAAGAATGGGGTGGAAACGTCACCATGGTGGGAATATCGGCCAAGAAACGCACGGGTATCGAGGAACTGCTGGAAATGGTCCTGCTCCAGGCCGAGCTGCTCGAGCTCAAGGCCAACCCTGCAAAGCCGGCGCGCGGCCGGGTGATCGAAGCGAAGCTGGACAAGGGAAGAGGGCCCGTCGCGACCATCCTGATCCAGGAAGGCACCCTGCGCACCGGCGACGTCTACCTGTGCGGCGTGAATTCCGGTCGTGTCAGGAACATGTTCAGCGACCGCGGGCAACGGCTGGATGAAGCGGGACCGTCAATGCCCGTGGAAGTGCTCGGGCTGTCGGGCGTGCCCAATGCCGGAGACGATTTCATCACCCTGCCGGACGAGAGGCAGGCGAAGATGATCGCGGAACACCGCCTCGTCAAGCTCCGCGAAAAGGAGCTGTCGCGGACCAGCAAAGTCACCCTGGAGAGTCTGTTCGAACAGATCCAGGAAGGCGAAATCAAGGAACTGAACCTGATCCTGAAGGCCGACGTGCATGGCTCTCTCGAGGCCATCACGGATTCGCTGCTCAAGCTGTCCACCCCGGAAGTCAAGGTCAGTCTGATCCATTTCGGTACCGGTGCCGTCATTGAAACGGACGTGATGCTCGCATCCGCCTCCAATGCCATCGTGATCGGTTTCAACGTCAGGTCGGAGACGAAGGTGCAGGAACTGGCGGATCAGGAGAACGTGGATGTGCGCTACTACGATGTCATCTATCAACTCCTGAGCGACGTCAAGGACGCCATGGTCGGCATGCTCGAACCCGTCTTCAAGGAAAACGTGATCGGCCGCGCCGAAGTGCGACAGACCTTCCAGGTTCCCAAGATCGGCATGATCGCGGGCAGCTTCGTCCTGGAAGGGCGCGTGGAAAGAAACGCCAAATGCCGCGTGCTCCGGGATCACGTGGTCACCTATGACGGAAAAATCAGTTCGCTGAGGCGATTCAAGGATGACGCCAAGGAAGTGAAGGCGGGCTTCGAATGCGGAATTGGCGTCGAAAACTTCAACGACATCAAGGTGGGTGATATCCTCGAAGTCTATGAACTTCAGGAGATGAAGCCCGTCCTGGAATCCCCGCCGGGGGACAAATGA
- a CDS encoding YlxR family protein — protein MPIRTCLVCAVKKPKRYLVRVALSFEEKSVVVDRDQCVGGRGGYVCPECLPRLSFTKRVQKAFRNKAKGLAPDVGRGTGRV, from the coding sequence GTGCCCATTCGAACTTGTCTGGTTTGCGCGGTCAAGAAACCGAAACGCTACCTTGTTCGTGTGGCCCTCAGCTTCGAAGAGAAGTCTGTGGTGGTGGATCGCGATCAATGTGTGGGAGGACGTGGCGGTTACGTCTGCCCGGAATGCCTGCCCCGATTGAGCTTCACGAAGCGGGTCCAGAAGGCTTTCCGCAACAAAGCGAAAGGATTGGCCCCAGACGTTGGTCGGGGAACCGGCCGTGTTTGA
- the dnaE gene encoding DNA polymerase III subunit alpha: protein MNAFVHLHVHTQYSLLDGAIRLTDLIETARSMEMPAVTMTDHGNMFGALEFYEKAKAAGIRPIIGCEVYLAPRSRHDRHGRAEGSGTGEEDRNYHLVLLAKDATGYQNLMKLVSAGYLEGFYYKPRIDKEILLQHHEGLIGLSSCLKGEVATLLSRNQESAARDAAREYAGILGPDHFYLELQANGMPEQAKVNERLIVMGKELGLPLVATNDCHYLRKSDARAHEILLCIQTGKTVLDEKRMKFQTDQLYFKSPEEMAREFAHVPEALENSVAIAERCRLELKLGDYHFPVFPLDEGESVEDKFEKTALEGFRRRLRELEKRRSGFSEQDRGEYEERLRSELAVIREMGFAAYFLIVGDFINYAKSHGIPVGPGRGSAAGSLVAYAMNITDLDPIEHGLIFERFLNPERISMPDIDVDFCIRGREEVFNYVSEKYGKNRVAQITTFGTMQARAVIRDVGRALAMPYNEVDRIAKLIPSSLGMTLEKAFQAEPRLAEQQREDPQIRELFEIAFALEGLTRHASTHAAGVVMADRPIVEYMPLYLGQDGEVVTQYPMKYVERAGLIKFDFLGLRNLTVIDDAVRLIRETHGLELDMLALPLDDRDTYALLSRADTTGVFQLESSGMRNILARLKPENFADIVALVALYRPGPLESGMVELYIQGKHGQIEITYDPEILRPILEPTYGVILYQEQVMKIASVMASYTLGEADVLRRAMGKKNAEAMRDQRARFVEGSRKNGIPLAKANHIFDLMEKFAGYGFNKSHSAAYALVAYQTAYLKTHYLVEFMAALLNSFLSSSDQVVRLISECREKGIDILPPDVNASSRDFTVVGGKIRFGLGAVKNVGEAAIEVILNTRVERGPFKSIHDFCLRVDTQRVNRRVLEQLVKCGAFDSIHSCRAGVMAALDDALDKAQAVQRDRQSGQINMFDLLKPRTKAGASALPEVPEWDGRQTLQFEKEALGFYISGHPLDSYAAQISQLCTADTQAVKERKEGAEVILCGMISIVKELTTKKGDRMAFLAIEDKEGVLEVVAFSETFMQSRDLLQTDEPLVVVGKVQHDEKGSKIIANHVLSLEDAQVQTVEEVRIRLMADALDRDGLTRLRHLLISHPGGCRILLHLQVADTGEAVIAVSDKLTVSPTKNFFQDMSLHFGPNSAEPVYKICAA, encoded by the coding sequence ATGAATGCCTTCGTTCATCTTCACGTTCACACTCAATACAGTCTTCTCGATGGGGCCATACGCCTTACGGATTTGATTGAAACGGCACGGAGCATGGAGATGCCGGCGGTGACCATGACGGACCACGGCAACATGTTCGGGGCACTCGAGTTCTACGAAAAGGCCAAGGCGGCCGGGATCAGGCCGATCATCGGTTGCGAGGTCTACCTCGCTCCGAGGAGCCGGCACGATCGCCACGGCAGAGCCGAAGGTTCGGGGACGGGCGAAGAGGACAGAAACTACCACCTGGTGCTGCTCGCAAAGGACGCGACCGGTTATCAGAACCTGATGAAACTGGTGAGCGCCGGCTACCTTGAGGGCTTCTACTACAAGCCCAGAATAGACAAGGAGATTCTCCTTCAACACCACGAGGGATTGATCGGGCTTTCCAGCTGCCTCAAGGGAGAGGTGGCGACGCTCCTGTCGCGGAATCAGGAGAGCGCCGCGCGGGATGCCGCCCGCGAGTATGCCGGCATCCTCGGTCCGGATCACTTCTACCTGGAATTGCAGGCGAACGGGATGCCCGAACAGGCGAAGGTCAACGAACGGCTGATCGTCATGGGCAAAGAGCTCGGCCTGCCCCTGGTCGCAACCAACGACTGCCACTATCTGCGCAAGAGCGATGCCCGCGCCCACGAAATCCTGCTCTGCATCCAGACCGGGAAGACCGTGCTCGATGAAAAACGCATGAAGTTCCAGACGGATCAGCTCTACTTCAAGTCCCCGGAGGAGATGGCGCGGGAATTCGCCCATGTTCCCGAAGCGCTGGAGAATTCGGTGGCCATCGCCGAACGCTGTCGATTGGAGCTGAAGCTCGGGGACTATCATTTTCCGGTGTTTCCGCTCGATGAAGGGGAGAGCGTCGAAGACAAGTTTGAAAAAACGGCGCTAGAGGGGTTCCGGCGGCGACTGCGGGAACTCGAAAAGAGACGCTCCGGGTTCTCCGAGCAGGACCGCGGGGAGTACGAAGAGCGGCTCCGCAGCGAGTTGGCCGTCATTCGGGAGATGGGCTTTGCCGCCTACTTTTTGATTGTCGGCGATTTCATCAACTACGCCAAGAGCCACGGCATACCCGTCGGGCCGGGGCGCGGATCGGCGGCGGGAAGCCTGGTCGCCTACGCCATGAACATCACCGACCTGGACCCCATCGAACACGGGCTGATCTTCGAGCGCTTCCTCAACCCGGAACGCATCAGCATGCCGGATATCGACGTGGATTTCTGCATCCGCGGACGGGAGGAAGTGTTCAATTACGTTTCGGAAAAGTACGGCAAGAACCGTGTCGCCCAGATCACCACCTTCGGAACCATGCAGGCCCGGGCCGTGATCCGGGACGTGGGCCGCGCCCTGGCAATGCCTTACAACGAGGTGGATCGCATCGCCAAGCTGATCCCGTCGTCGCTGGGAATGACATTGGAAAAGGCCTTCCAGGCGGAGCCCCGCCTGGCCGAACAACAGCGGGAAGATCCGCAGATCAGGGAGCTTTTTGAAATCGCCTTCGCCCTTGAAGGACTCACCCGGCACGCCTCCACTCACGCCGCCGGGGTGGTCATGGCGGACAGGCCCATCGTGGAGTACATGCCTCTCTACCTCGGTCAGGACGGCGAGGTCGTGACCCAGTACCCCATGAAGTACGTGGAAAGGGCCGGCCTGATCAAGTTCGACTTCCTCGGGCTGAGGAACCTCACCGTCATCGATGACGCGGTTCGTCTCATCCGGGAAACCCACGGCCTGGAATTGGACATGCTCGCGCTGCCGCTCGATGACCGGGATACGTACGCCTTGCTCAGCCGGGCCGACACCACGGGCGTTTTCCAGCTGGAAAGCTCGGGAATGAGGAACATCCTGGCTCGCCTGAAACCCGAGAACTTCGCGGATATCGTCGCTCTGGTCGCCCTCTACCGCCCGGGCCCGCTCGAAAGCGGGATGGTGGAGCTTTACATCCAGGGAAAGCACGGCCAGATCGAGATCACGTACGATCCGGAGATTCTGCGGCCCATCCTTGAGCCGACCTACGGGGTTATTCTCTACCAGGAACAGGTCATGAAGATCGCCAGCGTGATGGCGAGCTACACTCTGGGCGAGGCGGACGTGCTGCGCCGCGCCATGGGCAAGAAGAATGCCGAGGCCATGCGCGACCAGCGCGCCCGGTTCGTGGAGGGGTCCAGGAAGAACGGAATCCCCCTCGCCAAGGCCAACCATATTTTCGACCTCATGGAGAAATTCGCCGGCTACGGGTTCAACAAGTCCCACAGCGCGGCATACGCGCTGGTGGCCTACCAGACCGCCTATCTGAAGACGCATTACCTCGTCGAGTTCATGGCCGCCCTGCTCAACAGCTTTCTGAGCAGCTCGGACCAGGTCGTGAGGCTCATCAGTGAATGCCGGGAGAAGGGCATCGACATTCTGCCGCCGGACGTGAATGCGAGCAGCAGGGACTTCACGGTGGTCGGCGGAAAGATTCGCTTCGGGTTGGGGGCGGTCAAGAACGTCGGAGAGGCGGCCATCGAGGTGATATTGAACACGCGGGTCGAACGCGGCCCGTTCAAGTCGATCCACGACTTCTGCCTGCGCGTGGACACGCAGCGAGTGAACCGCAGGGTGCTCGAACAGTTGGTGAAATGCGGCGCCTTCGATTCGATTCATTCCTGCAGGGCCGGAGTCATGGCGGCGCTCGACGACGCTCTGGACAAGGCCCAGGCGGTCCAGAGGGATCGACAGTCGGGCCAGATCAACATGTTCGACCTGCTCAAGCCCCGGACAAAGGCGGGAGCGTCCGCTCTGCCGGAGGTGCCCGAATGGGACGGGCGGCAGACGCTTCAGTTCGAGAAAGAGGCCCTCGGGTTCTATATTTCAGGCCATCCCCTGGATTCCTACGCGGCGCAGATCTCGCAGCTGTGCACCGCGGACACCCAGGCCGTGAAGGAAAGGAAGGAGGGGGCCGAAGTCATTCTGTGCGGAATGATCAGCATCGTGAAGGAACTCACCACCAAGAAGGGGGATCGCATGGCCTTTCTTGCCATCGAGGACAAGGAGGGCGTGCTCGAAGTGGTGGCCTTCTCGGAGACGTTCATGCAGTCGCGGGACCTGTTGCAGACCGATGAACCGCTGGTGGTCGTCGGCAAGGTTCAGCACGATGAAAAAGGGAGCAAGATCATTGCGAATCATGTTCTTTCTCTGGAGGACGCCCAGGTTCAGACCGTTGAAGAGGTCCGCATCCGCCTGATGGCGGATGCCCTGGACCGGGACGGGCTGACGCGGCTCCGTCACCTGTTGATCAGCCATCCGGGCGGATGCAGGATCCTCCTGCATCTGCAGGTTGCAGACACGGGAGAGGCGGTGATCGCCGTCAGCGACAAGCTGACGGTGAGCCCTACCAAAAACTTTTTCCAGGACATGAGCCTTCATTTCGGACCGAATTCCGCGGAGCCGGTGTACAAGATCTGCGCCGCGTGA
- the nusA gene encoding transcription termination factor NusA, whose product MASELKRLIDQVSREKGIDRQTLIHTLEEAIKSAIKKKYGTRQDLDVTYNEEYGELEAFQFKEVVETVTDPDKQVSLAEAIKLDPESEIGDELGIRMDTETLGRIAAQSAKQVIIQKMKDAEREVVYEEFKSRKGEIAHGVVQRVDKSGIVVNMGQAEAILPPKEQIPREVFRQGDRVRAYVLDVKKISKGPQIVLSRTHPHFLIQLFHGEVPEIVEGIVSIISAAREPGSRAKIAVISKATDVDPVGACVGMKGTRVQNVVQELRGEKIDIVPWNMDPAKFVVNALAPAIISKVIIDQANRSMEVIVPDDQLSLAIGKKGQNVRLASRLTNWRIDVKNESRHERQKQTGYQSMLRINGLTAQLADRLYEAGITSLQEFIDASGSELEELTQLAGPVIEEMKAEAGRLVLENETTAEAASEGNETQQDGEASESPESLVEVSEEQVQGE is encoded by the coding sequence ATGGCCAGTGAACTTAAGCGGTTGATCGACCAGGTGAGCCGCGAGAAGGGAATCGACCGCCAGACGTTGATCCATACGCTCGAGGAGGCCATCAAATCGGCTATCAAGAAGAAGTATGGGACGAGACAGGACCTGGACGTCACCTACAACGAAGAATACGGTGAGCTCGAGGCCTTTCAGTTCAAGGAAGTGGTCGAGACCGTGACCGATCCGGACAAACAAGTTTCCCTGGCGGAAGCGATCAAGCTTGATCCCGAAAGCGAAATTGGGGACGAGCTTGGTATCCGGATGGATACCGAGACACTGGGCCGTATTGCCGCGCAATCCGCCAAGCAGGTCATCATTCAGAAGATGAAAGACGCCGAGCGCGAAGTCGTCTACGAGGAATTCAAGAGTCGCAAGGGAGAGATCGCACACGGAGTCGTCCAGCGCGTGGACAAGAGCGGCATCGTGGTGAACATGGGACAGGCGGAAGCCATTCTCCCGCCCAAGGAGCAGATTCCAAGGGAAGTCTTTCGCCAGGGAGACCGGGTCAGGGCTTACGTGCTGGACGTGAAGAAGATCAGCAAGGGACCTCAGATCGTCCTGAGCCGGACTCATCCTCACTTTCTGATTCAATTGTTTCACGGCGAGGTGCCTGAGATTGTGGAAGGCATCGTGAGCATCATCAGCGCGGCCCGGGAACCGGGCTCGCGCGCCAAGATCGCCGTGATTTCCAAAGCCACGGACGTGGATCCCGTGGGCGCTTGCGTGGGCATGAAGGGAACGCGCGTGCAGAACGTCGTTCAGGAACTGCGGGGGGAAAAGATCGATATCGTGCCCTGGAACATGGACCCGGCGAAGTTCGTGGTGAACGCGCTGGCCCCGGCGATCATTTCGAAGGTCATCATCGATCAGGCCAACCGCAGCATGGAAGTCATCGTACCCGACGATCAACTGTCGTTGGCCATCGGCAAGAAAGGGCAAAACGTCCGCCTGGCATCGCGCCTCACCAACTGGCGGATAGACGTTAAGAACGAAAGCCGGCACGAACGTCAGAAGCAGACCGGATACCAATCCATGCTGCGCATCAATGGTCTGACGGCACAACTTGCCGACCGGCTCTACGAAGCGGGGATCACTTCACTCCAGGAATTCATCGATGCAAGCGGCTCGGAGCTGGAGGAACTCACCCAATTGGCAGGACCCGTCATCGAGGAGATGAAGGCCGAGGCGGGACGATTGGTACTGGAAAATGAAACGACGGCGGAAGCCGCTTCCGAGGGAAACGAAACGCAACAGGACGGGGAGGCTTCCGAGTCCCCGGAGTCCTTGGTCGAGGTTTCCGAGGAACAGGTTCAGGGGGAGTAA
- the rimP gene encoding ribosome maturation factor RimP: protein MKKSDPAPGGEEKVDRIVRQVWDLTEPVIRAEGMEIIEIEYRRESPGWVLRVFVDQEGGVSVDDCARISRVVGDLLDVADIIHYPYHLEVSSPGLNRPLRKREQFAKVVGKVIEVKTLVPFGTRRNFKGILKEVGVERIRMDCDNQLFEIPFSNMDRARLRYFDSQED, encoded by the coding sequence ATGAAAAAGAGTGATCCCGCGCCCGGTGGTGAGGAAAAGGTCGACCGTATCGTCAGGCAGGTATGGGACCTGACGGAACCCGTGATTCGGGCGGAAGGGATGGAGATCATCGAAATTGAATACCGACGGGAATCTCCCGGCTGGGTGTTGCGCGTGTTCGTGGACCAGGAAGGCGGAGTGTCCGTGGATGATTGCGCCAGAATCAGCCGCGTCGTGGGGGACCTCCTTGATGTGGCTGATATCATTCACTATCCTTACCATTTGGAAGTCTCCTCGCCGGGGCTGAACAGGCCATTGCGCAAGAGGGAACAATTTGCCAAGGTCGTCGGTAAGGTGATTGAAGTCAAAACTTTGGTTCCATTTGGGACGCGCCGCAATTTCAAGGGGATTCTCAAGGAAGTCGGCGTCGAACGGATCAGGATGGATTGCGACAACCAGTTGTTCGAAATCCCTTTCTCGAACATGGACCGCGCGCGCTTGCGCTATTTCGATTCTCAAGAGGATTAG
- a CDS encoding DNA polymerase III subunit chi yields MAESRILFVETVAAEQRKLLCNIVEHFYEAGRKVQVVADSTLGAQHIDQMLWTFSDRSFVPHRILDPGRGTPLEPVVITVGERILDGFDTVVCDAECRLDFMTAFETAVHFVIRDDVDRRLQSRRMWTEARDRALAVRHVPYATGMDLKGLV; encoded by the coding sequence ATGGCTGAATCGCGAATTCTATTCGTGGAAACCGTTGCCGCGGAGCAAAGAAAGCTCCTGTGCAACATCGTCGAGCACTTCTACGAGGCCGGGCGGAAAGTGCAGGTGGTCGCCGACTCCACGCTCGGCGCACAACACATCGACCAGATGCTCTGGACCTTCTCCGACCGCAGCTTCGTTCCGCACCGGATTCTCGATCCGGGGCGAGGCACGCCGCTTGAACCGGTGGTCATCACCGTGGGGGAACGAATTCTGGACGGGTTCGACACCGTCGTTTGCGACGCCGAATGCCGCCTTGATTTCATGACGGCGTTCGAAACGGCGGTCCACTTCGTCATCAGGGATGACGTCGACCGGCGTCTGCAGAGCCGACGCATGTGGACGGAGGCCCGGGACCGCGCGCTTGCGGTACGGCACGTGCCGTATGCCACCGGCATGGATTTGAAAGGTCTTGTGTAG
- a CDS encoding DUF503 domain-containing protein, whose product MTVGVARVVFRLHGNQSLKDKRSVVKSLVEKSRHRFNVSVAEVADQDLHQKATIGIAVIGSDGRVINSVLDRIMAFMESLGLAELVAQEIELIPLGE is encoded by the coding sequence ATGACGGTGGGAGTTGCTCGAGTGGTCTTCAGGCTCCATGGGAATCAGTCGCTCAAGGACAAGCGCAGCGTGGTCAAGAGCCTGGTTGAGAAGAGCCGGCACAGGTTCAACGTGTCCGTTGCGGAAGTCGCCGACCAGGACCTCCACCAGAAGGCGACGATCGGCATCGCGGTCATCGGCAGCGACGGACGGGTGATCAATTCGGTTTTGGACCGCATCATGGCTTTCATGGAGTCGCTCGGCCTTGCGGAGCTCGTAGCGCAGGAGATCGAGCTGATTCCTCTCGGGGAATAG
- a CDS encoding acyl-CoA carboxylase subunit beta, with product MGRVADKLKELREREAKIKEMGGAKAVGQQHERGKLTARERIDLFFDPGTFREIDMFVKHRGTLFGIDKVDIPADGVITGYGLVNGRQVFTFAQDFTARAGSLGEMHAKKITKVMDLALRAGKPLVGFNDSGGARIQEGVDSLSGYGQIFYRNAIASGVIPQVSAIMGPCAGGAVYSPAMTDFIYMVKKTGLMFITGPDVIKSVLGEIITQEELGGAMTHNSKSGVAHFACESDADCIEQIKKLLAYFPDNNMEDPPMVATGDNPTRLCPELDTIIPENPMGAYDIRDVIRSIVDDGEFLEVHEHYAPNMVVGYARLNGRSLGIIANQPKFLAGCLDCDSSDKATRFIRCCDAFNIQMLTIADVPGYLPGKVQEWGGIIRHGAKLLWCYSEATVPKITLTTRKDYGGSYLAMCSSDLRADFAFAWPTAEIAVMGAEGAANVIFRREISESADPVAKRQEVIDNYRNALYNPYIAASRGYIDAVIMPSESRARLIEAFEILASKRQALPPKKHGNIPV from the coding sequence ATGGGAAGGGTTGCAGACAAGCTAAAGGAACTGCGTGAGCGGGAAGCGAAAATCAAGGAAATGGGTGGCGCCAAGGCTGTCGGCCAGCAACATGAGCGTGGCAAGCTGACCGCTCGTGAGAGGATAGACCTCTTTTTTGATCCCGGTACCTTCCGTGAAATCGACATGTTCGTGAAACACAGAGGGACCCTGTTCGGGATTGATAAGGTGGACATTCCCGCTGACGGTGTCATCACGGGATACGGTCTGGTCAACGGACGCCAGGTGTTCACGTTTGCGCAGGATTTCACGGCGCGGGCCGGAAGCCTCGGCGAAATGCACGCGAAGAAAATCACGAAGGTCATGGACCTGGCGCTCAGAGCCGGCAAGCCGCTCGTCGGTTTCAACGATTCCGGCGGCGCCCGCATCCAGGAAGGTGTGGATTCACTTTCCGGTTACGGCCAGATCTTCTATCGCAATGCCATCGCATCGGGAGTCATTCCCCAGGTTTCCGCCATCATGGGCCCCTGTGCCGGCGGTGCGGTGTACTCCCCCGCAATGACCGATTTCATTTACATGGTGAAGAAGACCGGCCTCATGTTCATCACCGGTCCGGACGTCATCAAGTCGGTTCTGGGCGAAATCATCACCCAGGAAGAGCTCGGCGGCGCCATGACCCACAACTCCAAGAGCGGTGTCGCCCACTTCGCCTGTGAGAGCGATGCCGACTGCATCGAGCAGATCAAGAAGCTGCTGGCCTATTTCCCCGACAACAACATGGAAGACCCGCCCATGGTTGCCACCGGGGACAATCCCACCAGGCTCTGTCCCGAGCTGGACACCATCATTCCTGAAAACCCGATGGGCGCCTACGATATCAGAGACGTCATCCGGTCTATCGTCGACGACGGCGAATTTCTCGAGGTGCATGAGCATTATGCCCCGAACATGGTGGTGGGATACGCCCGCCTGAACGGCAGGAGCCTCGGCATCATCGCCAATCAGCCCAAGTTTTTGGCCGGCTGCCTGGACTGCGATTCCTCCGACAAGGCGACCCGCTTCATCCGGTGCTGCGATGCCTTCAATATCCAGATGCTGACCATCGCCGACGTGCCGGGCTACCTCCCGGGGAAGGTGCAGGAATGGGGCGGCATCATCCGTCACGGCGCCAAGCTTCTGTGGTGCTACTCGGAAGCCACCGTGCCCAAGATCACCCTGACGACCCGCAAAGACTACGGCGGATCCTACCTGGCCATGTGCTCCAGCGATCTGCGCGCCGATTTCGCGTTTGCCTGGCCGACCGCCGAAATCGCGGTCATGGGTGCTGAAGGCGCCGCAAACGTCATCTTCAGGAGAGAAATCAGCGAATCGGCGGATCCCGTGGCCAAACGGCAGGAAGTGATCGACAATTACCGGAATGCCCTCTACAATCCGTACATCGCGGCATCCAGAGGGTACATCGACGCGGTGATCATGCCGTCCGAGTCGCGCGCTCGCCTGATCGAGGCTTTTGAGATTCTGGCTTCGAAGCGTCAGGCTCTGCCGCCGAAGAAGCACGGCAACATTCCCGTGTAG